In the genome of Chitinivorax tropicus, one region contains:
- a CDS encoding AMP-binding protein: MTIRAFPTTLNELLQLRADTTPDKTAYVFLNGPADAETATPLSYAELDQAARQVAGRLIQQGIAPNDRVLLLCQPGLDYVIGFFGVLYAGAVAVPVFPPRNRQHVPRIVGILDNAGATAIICTSSDSERFAKLLQDTAAHRIPLLDVSTIDANPLPVAATVSPSQIAFLQYTSGTTGTPKGVMVTHANILHNLGLILECVGGHDHSTMVSWLPPYHDMGLIGGILTPLYRGYRSVLMAPERFIQHPYLWLRAVSQYRADLTGAPNFAYSLCCRRVSDEQLTGLDLSSLNTTYCGAESVKPSTMQQFSQRFGAVGFDPASLVPCYGLAEGTLIVTGRRRPDPLHTLHVDLAALQQQRLQINRAFDGLDQAAAAAVQADRELMSVGMPMGQQLVKVRDPQTHACCGEDVIGEICVAGPSVAPGYWEQPEQTAATFQQALVGESTQAFMRTGDLGFFHRGELYITGRLKDMIIIAGRNYYSEDIEHSVISHQSMVVPNGCAAFTLDHDDTEKLVIVAEMERTQRKGDLEQVTRGIRDAIWARHEISPSAVILVQPGGVPKTSSGKVRRSTCRAMLCESQLKVLHHWDNGTLPAAWVAPSGETTSIPAPSQTDVDAILTWLRDYARTRIDSRTIDERRTIPPHIVLDLGNRGLLGMQIGAEYGGLGLSTTDMLRVVEQLASIDLTLAFFVGLNNTLGIRPILQHAQPALRQALLPQLATGRMLAAFALTEPGAGSNPRAIQATASLNGQGEWSLFGQKSWSGSSAWAGVINVFAKQADGSGVTGFAVLQGTPGLRMGEEELTMGVRGMIQNTVYLEDACVSDTHRLGANGAGMDIAQETMNFARLGFGATGVGGMKRCIQLLHRYAERRQVSTGLLLNNVLTRQRLGEWVQRTDALSALVKRLAHDIDQGFGVPEDSLLICKVLSSELLWKTTDELMQALGGRGYIETNLVPQMLRDARLTRIFEGPTETLLMHLGSRVLNRGDTLLQYIDGKLGGHAIAADIRHMADQILHDSLRAADQLGTETDATHWAHYWLGNIAQWGLLLAVVEQAAQSKTFDDAALTWARAQYEQAIENSLRQADLRQALPTRAMLDKQVARLTESLQDIEQTLPPALQQPDAWLQDAPPAPRAAVAMPAFDRSVKMPEPTPCTEQEVAIQAWLVGWLRARIPHQSGELNGHTTFADIGLDSILAIELMMSLTDTYGVQVDSSAAWDHPTIGALAAFVASRLASHSLV, encoded by the coding sequence ATGACCATCCGCGCCTTTCCCACTACTTTGAACGAATTGTTGCAACTTCGCGCTGACACCACACCCGACAAGACCGCCTATGTGTTCTTGAACGGCCCAGCAGATGCGGAAACTGCCACCCCGCTCAGCTACGCCGAGCTCGACCAGGCCGCGAGACAGGTTGCTGGCAGGCTCATCCAGCAAGGCATCGCGCCCAACGACCGGGTGCTGTTGCTCTGTCAGCCGGGGCTGGATTATGTCATCGGCTTTTTCGGGGTACTCTACGCCGGTGCCGTTGCGGTGCCGGTGTTCCCACCCCGCAATCGCCAGCATGTTCCACGTATAGTCGGCATACTCGACAACGCCGGTGCGACCGCCATCATCTGCACCAGCAGCGACAGTGAGCGCTTTGCCAAGCTGTTGCAAGACACCGCCGCGCATCGCATTCCTTTGTTGGATGTCAGCACGATCGATGCGAACCCGCTACCTGTTGCTGCCACTGTATCACCCTCACAGATCGCCTTCCTGCAGTACACATCAGGCACCACCGGCACCCCAAAAGGAGTGATGGTGACCCACGCCAATATCCTGCACAACCTGGGGTTGATTCTGGAGTGTGTCGGAGGCCATGACCACAGCACCATGGTCAGCTGGCTGCCGCCCTATCACGACATGGGCCTCATCGGCGGCATCCTGACCCCGTTGTACCGTGGCTATCGTAGCGTGTTGATGGCGCCGGAGCGGTTCATCCAGCACCCGTATCTGTGGCTGCGCGCCGTCAGCCAGTATCGGGCCGACCTGACCGGTGCGCCGAATTTCGCCTACAGCTTGTGCTGCCGACGTGTCTCGGACGAGCAACTGACGGGGCTGGATCTCAGCTCACTCAACACGACCTATTGCGGCGCCGAGTCCGTCAAACCCAGCACCATGCAACAGTTCAGCCAGCGCTTTGGCGCAGTGGGTTTCGACCCGGCCAGCCTCGTGCCATGTTATGGCTTGGCGGAAGGCACGCTGATTGTCACAGGCCGGCGGCGACCAGACCCACTCCATACCTTGCATGTCGATCTCGCTGCATTGCAACAACAACGGCTGCAGATCAATCGGGCATTCGATGGTCTCGACCAGGCCGCAGCCGCCGCCGTTCAGGCTGATCGTGAATTGATGAGCGTCGGCATGCCAATGGGGCAGCAACTGGTCAAGGTACGCGATCCTCAGACCCATGCATGCTGCGGGGAAGACGTGATCGGGGAGATCTGTGTCGCCGGGCCGAGTGTTGCCCCCGGCTATTGGGAGCAACCCGAGCAAACTGCAGCGACATTTCAGCAAGCCCTCGTTGGTGAAAGCACCCAGGCATTCATGCGCACTGGCGATTTGGGATTTTTCCACCGTGGCGAGTTGTATATCACGGGTCGTCTGAAAGACATGATCATCATCGCCGGACGCAATTACTATTCGGAGGATATCGAACATAGCGTCATCAGCCATCAGTCCATGGTCGTCCCCAATGGTTGTGCAGCGTTCACGCTCGACCATGACGACACCGAGAAATTGGTGATCGTAGCGGAAATGGAACGCACCCAGCGGAAAGGGGATCTGGAACAGGTCACCCGTGGCATCCGTGATGCAATCTGGGCACGGCATGAAATCAGCCCCAGTGCAGTGATCCTGGTTCAGCCGGGCGGGGTGCCCAAAACATCCAGCGGTAAGGTCAGGCGTAGCACCTGCCGCGCCATGCTCTGTGAAAGCCAGCTGAAGGTGTTGCACCACTGGGACAATGGCACGCTGCCGGCGGCTTGGGTCGCCCCCAGCGGGGAGACCACATCGATACCGGCACCATCTCAGACAGATGTCGATGCCATTCTGACCTGGCTGCGGGACTACGCCCGCACCCGCATCGATTCACGCACCATTGACGAGCGCCGCACCATTCCCCCGCATATTGTGCTGGATCTGGGCAATCGCGGCCTGCTGGGCATGCAGATCGGGGCGGAATATGGCGGGCTGGGGTTGTCCACCACCGACATGCTGCGGGTGGTCGAACAGCTGGCCTCGATCGATCTGACCCTGGCCTTCTTCGTCGGCCTCAACAACACCCTGGGCATCCGTCCCATTCTGCAACATGCCCAACCCGCGCTACGCCAAGCACTGCTACCACAATTGGCCACTGGGCGCATGCTGGCGGCCTTCGCCTTGACCGAGCCTGGCGCCGGGTCCAACCCCCGCGCCATTCAAGCCACCGCCAGCCTGAACGGCCAGGGAGAGTGGTCATTGTTCGGGCAGAAAAGCTGGAGTGGTTCATCAGCCTGGGCTGGTGTGATCAATGTGTTTGCCAAACAAGCAGATGGCAGTGGGGTGACGGGATTTGCCGTGCTGCAAGGCACGCCAGGATTACGCATGGGAGAAGAAGAGCTGACCATGGGTGTCCGGGGCATGATCCAGAACACCGTGTACCTGGAAGATGCCTGTGTCAGCGACACCCACCGACTGGGGGCGAACGGTGCCGGCATGGACATCGCACAGGAAACCATGAACTTTGCCCGACTGGGGTTTGGGGCCACCGGCGTGGGCGGTATGAAACGCTGCATCCAGTTGCTGCACCGCTATGCTGAGCGTCGCCAGGTCAGCACGGGCCTGCTGCTGAACAATGTCCTGACCCGGCAACGCCTGGGCGAATGGGTGCAGCGCACGGATGCTCTGTCCGCACTGGTCAAGCGGCTCGCACACGACATCGATCAAGGCTTTGGTGTGCCCGAAGACAGCCTGCTGATCTGCAAGGTACTCAGCTCAGAGCTGCTCTGGAAGACCACTGATGAGCTGATGCAGGCCCTGGGTGGTCGTGGCTATATCGAAACCAATCTGGTGCCGCAGATGCTGCGCGATGCCCGTCTGACACGTATTTTCGAGGGGCCGACCGAGACATTGCTGATGCACCTGGGCAGCCGGGTCCTCAATCGAGGCGACACCTTGCTGCAATACATCGACGGCAAGCTGGGCGGGCACGCCATTGCCGCCGACATCCGGCACATGGCAGACCAGATTCTGCACGACAGCCTGCGTGCCGCTGACCAGCTGGGCACTGAGACCGACGCCACACACTGGGCGCACTACTGGCTGGGCAACATCGCGCAATGGGGTCTGTTGTTGGCTGTGGTGGAGCAAGCTGCGCAATCCAAAACCTTTGACGATGCCGCGCTCACCTGGGCCCGCGCCCAATACGAGCAGGCGATCGAAAACAGCCTGCGCCAGGCCGACCTGCGGCAGGCCCTGCCTACTCGCGCCATGTTGGACAAGCAGGTGGCGCGACTGACCGAATCCCTGCAGGACATCGAACAGACTCTCCCTCCGGCCCTGCAACAACCGGACGCCTGGTTACAAGACGCGCCCCCAGCACCACGAGCTGCCGTGGCCATGCCCGCGTTCGACAGATCGGTCAAGATGCCAGAGCCGACACCATGCACCGAACAGGAGGTGGCCATCCAGGCTTGGCTGGTGGGGTGGCTGCGGGCGCGCATCCCGCACCAATCGGGCGAGCTGAATGGGCACACCACCTTTGCCGATATCGGCCTGGATTCGATATTGGCGATTGAATTGATGATGTCCCTGACCGACACCTATGGCGTGCAGGTGGATTCGTCCGCTGCCTGGGATCACCCCACCATCGGTGCCCTGGCCGCCTTTGTCGCCAGCCGGTTGGCCAGCCACAGCCTGGTCTGA